The Siniperca chuatsi isolate FFG_IHB_CAS linkage group LG12, ASM2008510v1, whole genome shotgun sequence genome has a segment encoding these proteins:
- the traf3ip1 gene encoding TRAF3-interacting protein 1 isoform X1 has product MNAAVVKKTQDTLGKVIKKPPLTEKLLCKPPFRYLHDIFSEVIRTTGFMKGLYGENEMKSDNVKDKDSKIIFLQKAIDVVMLVSGEPLAAKPARIVAGHEPEKTNELLQAMAKCCLNKISSDDAVKRVLAGEKVDMKSKASTSRSQDKENREGRERHLDREEKKKITERSRSQDQKDPDQPKDQESRRRDGEKELHRDRERSDKHHRSEQDHHAKDHDKDKSRERDKEKDKGRVKDRDKEKNRERDREREKDKERDKEREKTRDRDSHRDRERDKDKRRDRDKEREKERERHKQGDERNKSGESGNSKVQVSEEPQQKPTPEEHSKTAKPVPAEPNPAEEPAEAVENQSDSPARIPRPSSAKGQRRRPKIGGQDESDSEGDGDAQSAQRPALQENGDTAGSAVPSNMASSNRRIPRPSSARPAPPRVKRQESYTDVTPAERLSSVKPSAPVIMDGKRLSDDEEDDDEQFVVEEAVPPTSDAHEMEVEPAQQLDSEDKHGGLVKKILETKKDYELSPSSPKSKEQNVVSEAARKKERDVVTREIERLRSSIQTVCRSTLPLGKIMDYIQEDMDAMQAELHTWRRENKEHAQALLQEQRETDKAVEPLKAELAELEQLIKDQQDKICAVRSNILKNEEKIQKMVTGINFSSRT; this is encoded by the exons ATGAATGCGGCAGTGGTAAaaaagacccaggacacgctgggcAAAGTGATAAAGAAACCGCCTCTCACGGAGAAACTGCTATGCAAGCCGCCGTTTCGATATCTACACGACATCTTCAGTGAG GTCATCAGGACCACTGGTTTTATGAAAGGCCTGTatggagaaaatgaaatgaagtcaGATAATGTTAAG gATAAGGACTCTAAGATAATCTTCCTCCAGAAAGCGATAGATGTTGTGATGCTGGTGAGTGGTGAGCCCCTGGCGGCAAAGCCAGCACGCATTGTGGCCGGCCATGAGCCTGAGAAAACCAATGAGCTGCTGCAGGCCATGGCCAAGTGCTGCCTCAACAAG ATATCCAGCGATGATGCAGTGAAGCGAGTGCTTGCAGGAGAAAAAGTGGACATGAAGTCCAAGGCCAGCACCTCCAGGTCCCAGGACAAGGAAAATAGGGAGGGACGTGAACGTCATCTGGATAGAGAG gagaagaaaaagattaCAGAGCGCAGCAGGAGCCAGGACCAGAAGGACCCAGACCAGCCCAAAGACCAGGAGAGCCGACGCAGAGATGGGGAGAAAGAGCTCCACCGTGACAGGGAGCGCTCTGACAAGCACCACCGCAGTGAACAGGACCACCATGCCAAAGACCATGACAAAGACAAGAGTCGGGAGAGAGACAAGGAAAAAGACAAAGGACGAGTCAAAGACAGGGACAAGgagaagaacagagagagggatCGAGAAAGGGAAAAAGACAAGGAgcgagacaaagaaagagaaaagacaagagatAGGGATTCCCACAGAGACAGGGAAAGAGACAAGGACAAAcgaagagacagagacaaagagcgggagaaagagagagagcgacacaAACAGGGGGACGAGAGGAACAAAAGTGGAGAGAGTGGTAATAGCAAG GTCCAAGTATCGGAGGAACCACAGCAAAAACCCACACCTGAAGAGCATAGCAAAACAGCCAAACCTGTGCCAGCA GAACCTAACCCAGCCGAAGAG CCTGCAGAAGCAGTTGAGAACCAG TCTGATAGTCCAGCTAGAATACCTCGGCCTTCATCTGCCAAAGGGCAGAGGCGGAGACCCAAAATTGGAGGTCAAG ATGAATCTGACAGTGAGGGAG ACGGAGATGCTCAGTCAGCCCAGAGACCTGCCCTCCAGGAAAATGGAGACACTGCAGGCTCCGCAGTGCCATCCAACATGGCCTCCAG CAACAGGCGAATACCACGGCCCAGCAGTGCTCGCCCAGCACCTCCCCGAGTCAAGAGGCAGGAAAGTTACACTGATGTAACCCCAGCTGAAAG gCTTTCCAGTGTCAAGCCCTCAGCACCAGTTATCATGGATGGGAAGAGGCTTTCTGATGATGAGGAGGACGATGATGAGCAATTTGTCGTGGAGGAGGCGGTCCCTCCAACTTCAGATGCTCATGAGATGGAGGTG GAGCCTGCACAACAACTCGACAGTGAAGACAAACATG GTGGCCTTGTGAAAAAGATCCTTGAGACCAAGAAAGACTATGAATTGTCCCCATCCTCCCCCAAATCTAAAGAACAG AACGTGGTGTCTGAAGCAGCACGGAAGAAAGAGCGGGACGTGGTGACGCGGGAGATAGAGCGGCTCCGCTCATCCATCCAGACGGTGTGCCGCAGCACCCTGCCTTTGGGTAAGATCATGGACTACATACAGGAGGACATGGACGCCATGCAGGCTGAACTGCACACCTGGCGGCGGGAGAACAAAGAGCATGCACAGGCCTTGCTGCAGGAGCAGAG agagacagacaaggcaGTGGAGCCTCTGAAGGCAGAACTAGCCGAGCTGGAGCAGCTGATCAAGGACCAGCAGGACAAGATTTGTGCTGTAAGGTCCAACATACTGAAGAATGAAGAGAAGATCCAGAAGATGGTGACTGGAATCAACTTCTCTTCCAGAACCTGA
- the traf3ip1 gene encoding TRAF3-interacting protein 1 isoform X3: MNAAVVKKTQDTLGKVIKKPPLTEKLLCKPPFRYLHDIFSEVIRTTGFMKGLYGENEMKSDNVKDKDSKIIFLQKAIDVVMLVSGEPLAAKPARIVAGHEPEKTNELLQAMAKCCLNKISSDDAVKRVLAGEKVDMKSKASTSRSQDKENREGRERHLDREVQVSEEPQQKPTPEEHSKTAKPVPAPAEAVENQSDSPARIPRPSSAKGQRRRPKIGGQDESDSEGDGDAQSAQRPALQENGDTAGSAVPSNMASSNRRIPRPSSARPAPPRVKRQESYTDVTPAERLSSVKPSAPVIMDGKRLSDDEEDDDEQFVVEEAVPPTSDAHEMEVEPAQQLDSEDKHGGLVKKILETKKDYELSPSSPKSKEQNVVSEAARKKERDVVTREIERLRSSIQTVCRSTLPLGKIMDYIQEDMDAMQAELHTWRRENKEHAQALLQEQRETDKAVEPLKAELAELEQLIKDQQDKICAVRSNILKNEEKIQKMVTGINFSSRT; the protein is encoded by the exons ATGAATGCGGCAGTGGTAAaaaagacccaggacacgctgggcAAAGTGATAAAGAAACCGCCTCTCACGGAGAAACTGCTATGCAAGCCGCCGTTTCGATATCTACACGACATCTTCAGTGAG GTCATCAGGACCACTGGTTTTATGAAAGGCCTGTatggagaaaatgaaatgaagtcaGATAATGTTAAG gATAAGGACTCTAAGATAATCTTCCTCCAGAAAGCGATAGATGTTGTGATGCTGGTGAGTGGTGAGCCCCTGGCGGCAAAGCCAGCACGCATTGTGGCCGGCCATGAGCCTGAGAAAACCAATGAGCTGCTGCAGGCCATGGCCAAGTGCTGCCTCAACAAG ATATCCAGCGATGATGCAGTGAAGCGAGTGCTTGCAGGAGAAAAAGTGGACATGAAGTCCAAGGCCAGCACCTCCAGGTCCCAGGACAAGGAAAATAGGGAGGGACGTGAACGTCATCTGGATAGAGAG GTCCAAGTATCGGAGGAACCACAGCAAAAACCCACACCTGAAGAGCATAGCAAAACAGCCAAACCTGTGCCAGCA CCTGCAGAAGCAGTTGAGAACCAG TCTGATAGTCCAGCTAGAATACCTCGGCCTTCATCTGCCAAAGGGCAGAGGCGGAGACCCAAAATTGGAGGTCAAG ATGAATCTGACAGTGAGGGAG ACGGAGATGCTCAGTCAGCCCAGAGACCTGCCCTCCAGGAAAATGGAGACACTGCAGGCTCCGCAGTGCCATCCAACATGGCCTCCAG CAACAGGCGAATACCACGGCCCAGCAGTGCTCGCCCAGCACCTCCCCGAGTCAAGAGGCAGGAAAGTTACACTGATGTAACCCCAGCTGAAAG gCTTTCCAGTGTCAAGCCCTCAGCACCAGTTATCATGGATGGGAAGAGGCTTTCTGATGATGAGGAGGACGATGATGAGCAATTTGTCGTGGAGGAGGCGGTCCCTCCAACTTCAGATGCTCATGAGATGGAGGTG GAGCCTGCACAACAACTCGACAGTGAAGACAAACATG GTGGCCTTGTGAAAAAGATCCTTGAGACCAAGAAAGACTATGAATTGTCCCCATCCTCCCCCAAATCTAAAGAACAG AACGTGGTGTCTGAAGCAGCACGGAAGAAAGAGCGGGACGTGGTGACGCGGGAGATAGAGCGGCTCCGCTCATCCATCCAGACGGTGTGCCGCAGCACCCTGCCTTTGGGTAAGATCATGGACTACATACAGGAGGACATGGACGCCATGCAGGCTGAACTGCACACCTGGCGGCGGGAGAACAAAGAGCATGCACAGGCCTTGCTGCAGGAGCAGAG agagacagacaaggcaGTGGAGCCTCTGAAGGCAGAACTAGCCGAGCTGGAGCAGCTGATCAAGGACCAGCAGGACAAGATTTGTGCTGTAAGGTCCAACATACTGAAGAATGAAGAGAAGATCCAGAAGATGGTGACTGGAATCAACTTCTCTTCCAGAACCTGA
- the traf3ip1 gene encoding TRAF3-interacting protein 1 isoform X2, whose translation MNAAVVKKTQDTLGKVIKKPPLTEKLLCKPPFRYLHDIFSEVIRTTGFMKGLYGENEMKSDNVKDKDSKIIFLQKAIDVVMLVSGEPLAAKPARIVAGHEPEKTNELLQAMAKCCLNKISSDDAVKRVLAGEKVDMKSKASTSRSQDKENREGRERHLDREEKKKITERSRSQDQKDPDQPKDQESRRRDGEKELHRDRERSDKHHRSEQDHHAKDHDKDKSRERDKEKDKGRVKDRDKEKNRERDREREKDKERDKEREKTRDRDSHRDRERDKDKRRDRDKEREKERERHKQGDERNKSGESGNSKVQVSEEPQQKPTPEEHSKTAKPVPAPAEAVENQSDSPARIPRPSSAKGQRRRPKIGGQDESDSEGDGDAQSAQRPALQENGDTAGSAVPSNMASSNRRIPRPSSARPAPPRVKRQESYTDVTPAERLSSVKPSAPVIMDGKRLSDDEEDDDEQFVVEEAVPPTSDAHEMEVEPAQQLDSEDKHGGLVKKILETKKDYELSPSSPKSKEQNVVSEAARKKERDVVTREIERLRSSIQTVCRSTLPLGKIMDYIQEDMDAMQAELHTWRRENKEHAQALLQEQRETDKAVEPLKAELAELEQLIKDQQDKICAVRSNILKNEEKIQKMVTGINFSSRT comes from the exons ATGAATGCGGCAGTGGTAAaaaagacccaggacacgctgggcAAAGTGATAAAGAAACCGCCTCTCACGGAGAAACTGCTATGCAAGCCGCCGTTTCGATATCTACACGACATCTTCAGTGAG GTCATCAGGACCACTGGTTTTATGAAAGGCCTGTatggagaaaatgaaatgaagtcaGATAATGTTAAG gATAAGGACTCTAAGATAATCTTCCTCCAGAAAGCGATAGATGTTGTGATGCTGGTGAGTGGTGAGCCCCTGGCGGCAAAGCCAGCACGCATTGTGGCCGGCCATGAGCCTGAGAAAACCAATGAGCTGCTGCAGGCCATGGCCAAGTGCTGCCTCAACAAG ATATCCAGCGATGATGCAGTGAAGCGAGTGCTTGCAGGAGAAAAAGTGGACATGAAGTCCAAGGCCAGCACCTCCAGGTCCCAGGACAAGGAAAATAGGGAGGGACGTGAACGTCATCTGGATAGAGAG gagaagaaaaagattaCAGAGCGCAGCAGGAGCCAGGACCAGAAGGACCCAGACCAGCCCAAAGACCAGGAGAGCCGACGCAGAGATGGGGAGAAAGAGCTCCACCGTGACAGGGAGCGCTCTGACAAGCACCACCGCAGTGAACAGGACCACCATGCCAAAGACCATGACAAAGACAAGAGTCGGGAGAGAGACAAGGAAAAAGACAAAGGACGAGTCAAAGACAGGGACAAGgagaagaacagagagagggatCGAGAAAGGGAAAAAGACAAGGAgcgagacaaagaaagagaaaagacaagagatAGGGATTCCCACAGAGACAGGGAAAGAGACAAGGACAAAcgaagagacagagacaaagagcgggagaaagagagagagcgacacaAACAGGGGGACGAGAGGAACAAAAGTGGAGAGAGTGGTAATAGCAAG GTCCAAGTATCGGAGGAACCACAGCAAAAACCCACACCTGAAGAGCATAGCAAAACAGCCAAACCTGTGCCAGCA CCTGCAGAAGCAGTTGAGAACCAG TCTGATAGTCCAGCTAGAATACCTCGGCCTTCATCTGCCAAAGGGCAGAGGCGGAGACCCAAAATTGGAGGTCAAG ATGAATCTGACAGTGAGGGAG ACGGAGATGCTCAGTCAGCCCAGAGACCTGCCCTCCAGGAAAATGGAGACACTGCAGGCTCCGCAGTGCCATCCAACATGGCCTCCAG CAACAGGCGAATACCACGGCCCAGCAGTGCTCGCCCAGCACCTCCCCGAGTCAAGAGGCAGGAAAGTTACACTGATGTAACCCCAGCTGAAAG gCTTTCCAGTGTCAAGCCCTCAGCACCAGTTATCATGGATGGGAAGAGGCTTTCTGATGATGAGGAGGACGATGATGAGCAATTTGTCGTGGAGGAGGCGGTCCCTCCAACTTCAGATGCTCATGAGATGGAGGTG GAGCCTGCACAACAACTCGACAGTGAAGACAAACATG GTGGCCTTGTGAAAAAGATCCTTGAGACCAAGAAAGACTATGAATTGTCCCCATCCTCCCCCAAATCTAAAGAACAG AACGTGGTGTCTGAAGCAGCACGGAAGAAAGAGCGGGACGTGGTGACGCGGGAGATAGAGCGGCTCCGCTCATCCATCCAGACGGTGTGCCGCAGCACCCTGCCTTTGGGTAAGATCATGGACTACATACAGGAGGACATGGACGCCATGCAGGCTGAACTGCACACCTGGCGGCGGGAGAACAAAGAGCATGCACAGGCCTTGCTGCAGGAGCAGAG agagacagacaaggcaGTGGAGCCTCTGAAGGCAGAACTAGCCGAGCTGGAGCAGCTGATCAAGGACCAGCAGGACAAGATTTGTGCTGTAAGGTCCAACATACTGAAGAATGAAGAGAAGATCCAGAAGATGGTGACTGGAATCAACTTCTCTTCCAGAACCTGA
- the agr1 gene encoding anterior gradient 1 isoform X1 — MLSSCHKGQEVMFRWVLFALFFGICASAGEQKRKKAKPQSLSRGWGDSISWVQNYEEGLSMMVKSQKPLMVIHHKDDCPYSQALKKAFAAEKSIQKMAKEDFIMLNLVEETGDKNLALDGYYIPRILFVDPSMTVRRDIAGKFSNHHYTYEPGDMAHLIKNMKKAKILLHNEL, encoded by the exons ATGCTGTCAAG TTGTCACAaaggacaggaagtgatgtttCGCTGGGTCTTGTTTGCTTTGTTCTTTGGTATCTGTGCCAGTGCCGgagaacagaaaagaaagaaagcgaaGCCTCAGTCGCTGTCAAGAG GATGGGGTGATAGTATTAGTTGGGTCCAAAATTATGAAGAGGGGCTGTCTATGATGGTCAAGAG TCAGAAGCCTCTGATGGTCATCCATCATAAAGACGACTGCCCGTACAGTCAAG CTTTGAAGAAGGCATTTGCTGCTGAGAAGTCCATCCAGAAAATGGCCAAAGAGGATTTCATCATGCTCAACTTGGTG GAGGAGACTGGGGACAAGAATCTGGCCCTTGATGGCTACTACATTCCGAGAATCCTCTTTGTTG ATCCATCTATGACTGTGCGCAGAGACATTGCAGGAAAATTCAGCAACCACCACTACACCTACGAGCCTGGTGACATGGCACATT tgatcaaaaacatgaagaaagCCAAAATCCTGTTGCACAATGAACTCTAA
- the agr1 gene encoding anterior gradient 1 isoform X2 — protein MFRWVLFALFFGICASAGEQKRKKAKPQSLSRGWGDSISWVQNYEEGLSMMVKSQKPLMVIHHKDDCPYSQALKKAFAAEKSIQKMAKEDFIMLNLVEETGDKNLALDGYYIPRILFVDPSMTVRRDIAGKFSNHHYTYEPGDMAHLIKNMKKAKILLHNEL, from the exons atgtttCGCTGGGTCTTGTTTGCTTTGTTCTTTGGTATCTGTGCCAGTGCCGgagaacagaaaagaaagaaagcgaaGCCTCAGTCGCTGTCAAGAG GATGGGGTGATAGTATTAGTTGGGTCCAAAATTATGAAGAGGGGCTGTCTATGATGGTCAAGAG TCAGAAGCCTCTGATGGTCATCCATCATAAAGACGACTGCCCGTACAGTCAAG CTTTGAAGAAGGCATTTGCTGCTGAGAAGTCCATCCAGAAAATGGCCAAAGAGGATTTCATCATGCTCAACTTGGTG GAGGAGACTGGGGACAAGAATCTGGCCCTTGATGGCTACTACATTCCGAGAATCCTCTTTGTTG ATCCATCTATGACTGTGCGCAGAGACATTGCAGGAAAATTCAGCAACCACCACTACACCTACGAGCCTGGTGACATGGCACATT tgatcaaaaacatgaagaaagCCAAAATCCTGTTGCACAATGAACTCTAA